GACAAAATGAAACGTGACGTAGAAGAAATTCAACTTAATATGAAGCAAATATGTTATGACGAGAGCAAATTGGAGGACAAGGTAAATTTGCACTTTCAAGATACTCACAGCGTCATTTTACTTAACTTAGATAACGATCACTAAGTATTTGCATTTCATCCATATTTTGTTCAGAGTGTTTTCGCTTTAAATCATACAGAAGATACTTAATCAAGAGCAGATCCTAGGATATGTATGCTGTAGAGCTGTTTATCATAAACATTTCGAAATTCCcagcaaaaaaaaccaaacgGCATCACAAACTTCAGGCGCCAGAGCAGGAATAAACCTCAAAAGTGTTGACACAACAGCTACAACAGCCATGAATGTTACTGATTCCTCCCACCCCATGATTTTCATgtactattattactatcaaCACCCCTTCTACAATCAGTACCATTACATGGCAACCAAAGCCTCTCTATCACGGAATAGATGGCGAgtagcgtagccaatcagattgtaacAATTGAACTAAAGGAAAAGCAAAGTTACCGAGGACTAACAGTAAATTTCATGTGTCAAAATCATTTTGCAGTGTGGCAACTTCCCTTACCATTCAACCGTCGACTTGATAAAATGGGAATGGGATTTGAGAATCCTGAGGGGTCGTTTAGCCAGATGTGGAGTCGACATACACATTTTACAAGGATTGGTGACTAAACTGGTATCAGAAGCGCACACTGCAGTCAAGTGGACGATTTCACAAGTAATCACAGGGCTTCTTCTCGCAAGTGCAGTATTTGGACGTAAGttgatctttcttttgtttgtaataGGGTGTTGGTTTAGTTGTATCTGACATTGGCCAAAAATAAGGAGATGACAGCACCAGGATAAAAATGCCATACGAGTGCGAGAGAGTGTGTTTAGCTTGACTGCTTTCCCTTAAGACCCTGCACGAAATCAAACTTATtcgtaaaatgaaataattccCAAGGCAAGATAGTGAGCTCGTAAATACCTCTTACTACTCGAGTTCGATGTCCGAAAAGCAAGATACAGCCTCCTCCAACGAGTGGAAAACAGCCGATGAACACGAGCCAATCAAAGCTATACATTGTGCTTCATAGGGTGACGCGTAACGCTGCCGGCTTTATCAATCAAATTAAATGTTGAAACAGTGCGAAGTCGAAATGTCGTTATCCACACCGTGAGTTACTACATCTCCTCTTTCCATTGCTCCATTTCAATCGTTCTTTAGATCGCTATTACTGGGCTTCCATGCCAGGCGTTTGGGAAGGTGGTTCTTTGATCCTGGTGCTGATTTTGCTCGTGCGCAAGGCTCAAGAGTATTACATCATTGATCAGACGGTGCGTGAGGGCAACAGAGTCAAACGGGAATTAGAAGAGTCCCGGCGCTGTTATATGAAGTGCAAAGTAACCTTAGAGGAGACTTTGCCTTCTTTGAAAGAGATGGTTGATAAATTTGATGGTGGGTCTTCCTCACCAAAGATTAAGAGTGAATGATTTGATTTGCAAAAGGCTCCAAGAGGCTTATTTATGAACTAATTACTGGCAGTACTAGCttaaaaagcaaaggaaaaactCAAAAGCTAGAAGCAAAAGTGGAAGAGATGAAAACTGATTTGATGTCATTTTGTTGAGTTATTAAGTAAGTTCTTACCGAATTTTTCCAAACGATGACTTACTGCTACTTTCTCTCGAAGAAGATTATTTGAAATCTTCCTCGTGTTATGAAAGGATTGTTTTGCTAGCACTCAGGTTTTTGTTCTTCCAGTTTAAATTTGGAGTTCACAATGAATGAAAACAGGTAGGATTCTACAAAGTACCTCGAAAAGGCCTCTTGAAGCTAAATGAAGGACTCGAACTATCACACTTAATCAAGTAAGCCTAGAACATAACTCATAATGTTAACTCTTATTTTATAAAGCTTGAGATAACTCTTATTTAGGGAACGTGAGTAGAAGCATATGGATACAGCTAAATAGCTAATTCACAgactttaaaattaataagGAGTATAGTTGGATAGCCTTATGAACCGTGACGTAGCTGGATGAGTGCAACCCtgctgaaagagaaaaaaaagtttatgaaAAAGCCACAAAATGCTAGTTGCCTTCTCTCACCTTTATCCGCGCAACAAAGTGGAAATACCAAGTTACCATTACGAGTATCAAACAACTGAAGTCAGACTCAAACAAAGTATTTTGATCTTCAATGGCGTAGCTTATTTTATTACGATGAACTGTTTCTGCAGGACTCgattaatattaatatttatAGGTAGACACAAGGCACAGAAGGCTTACAAcattgttgttttaattttcctattGATTTATGTAATTGTTTTAAAGACTTCACTGTCGGAAAATCTAAATCATGTTTATAAACTGACATCGCAACTATTAACAGATAAATAAGTATTACTCTCTAAGTTAAAATGGAGATGAATAATGTTAGACGACACAAATCGCTGACGATGGATACTGTATGTCGCTTGGGCATCTTTTTGTATCTTACTCTATTGGTGTTGGGAAATAAAGGGAAATGTATATTAAAAGAATCTGAGTGAAGTTTTCAGTCTGCTTCGTTAGTGAATTATTAAGATAATTAAGAGACATTAAAATCTTATCAATTCGGTTCGTAATGTTTCAAAGGAGAACAGAAAGCTTTCCCTGAGACGAGCTAACGTTGGGAAGGAGTGCAAGCCACATGGGCGCCGGCATACTTCGTTTGATACCTTTTGGAAGCGACGACGATTATAAAAGACGTGTCTGTTAAGCGGTTGAAAAGGTTCTAAGAGAGCTTGTGTAGATATCGAGCCGGTGTAAAAGTACAGGGAAAATTTATCAGCAGGAAAGAAACATCGACTGAACATTGTTTAAAGGTTTAATAATAAAATAGGCTAGAGATGTGTTCAGAAATGACACATCACGCTGAGATATTTTATTTGTAAAGCACTGAAGTTCGTCCTTAAAATGCTATTGTCGATTATTGTTGCGAAAATTGTTTTTAGATTTCTGGAACATTCAGGCTGCCGAAAAAGTCAGTCAGTTAACTCAACAAATATGCTGTTCAAGCAAATCGTCACCCGGAAGATCACAATGACATGAATGATTGTTGCTTCATTGCACCACAAATTATCTAGCTTTCCAGAGATACATTGTAAATAGTGGAAAAGGTAGAATCTGCCAAGACAAGTGACCATTCAGCCGGACCTTGTCCAGGTTTCTGTGGCATGAAGTAACTGGAGGTTTTGCTACTCCCCCTGGATGAGATGTTTGTCCGTAGCAAAGGTACCCTCCAACATTTCGTCAGGCTTCCCCGAACGTTTGCCGGAACTTATTCATAATCCTTGGTGGAAAAGGGAAACTATGTAGGAAAGTGTCCCGCCCAAGATCTAAAGTCTCACAGGAAAACCTGGGAGAAAAGTTAATGTTTCTCTGACGGTAAGAGTGATGAGCGATCACATTGGGTAGGATGGCAAACAGGGAAATAAGAATTTGAGTCTTTATGTATTCCAGAAAATACAGTAGAAAACAGGTCATTGTCCATGAGTCATCAAGAGTTAAGATCAGTCATTTGTTGAGAAACCTCTTTGGCCTTTAATAGGTAACAAAGCAAGAAACGGCATGCGCGAAGGGGTCAATTTTGGCTGCCTGCGCGACAACTTACCGCGCGCCAACCTCCCGCGCAAAATGCAACCGCTCTCCCAAAAACAAGCGAATGATAACTGAAACTTTTGTAGAAATctataaaaggaaacaaagtcgCCCAAAAGAAACCTCGAGACTTTTCGAGCTAAATGTTTATTCAAGTACGATTATCCTGTTTATTTACCATTCTGTTTCGAGCTTTACCAAACAAGTTTTACACTTCTAAAACACCGTGACTTGACGGccggctttatttttgttacttgtGTGAGGCAACTTGGTTCTGCCAGCCAGAACGTTTAAAATCCAATCTAAATTTATCCCACAATCGAGCAATATTCAGGGAATATCGACTTCAAAGTACTGAAGAGTGATTTCACATCAATAGACAAAGGCATATATTTCATGCCGAGGAAATTTTGGCCTATACTATTTTtcacctccacctccacccagatctgatttctttaaaaagactATTACTTCCTacatcttattttatttacttaaaatatcgttacataattataatagataaaaaaacaaataaaaaacaaagaaatacatTCTTACGATAAAGATACTTTCGATAAAGATGGTGAAGCTCCAGGCCTAAATTGCACCAACCATTTTTAAATTGTCCATTTTAAGTTGTCCTTCAGTAGCATGTTGCTTGAGAAGCAACATGCTACTGAAGACAACCTTAAATGTTTACGTAATAGTTagaggaaaaagggaaataggATAACATAGCATAAATATTGagcaaagtaaaattaatacaGTGCTCTCTACTCTTTCATTATACAACTGATTGCCGCTTGATTTCCTTGTCTGTTTTTTACGTATAGATATAGGAGTGTccttccaataaaaaaaattaaaaaactttcaGCTTTTACTGATTGTAATAAATAAACCTGTTAAAACTGCCTGTTTATCTTGATATGAGtaatcaacaaaattgtaacaaaCTATGcgcaatgttttctttctttacaatAGAATTAAAAAGAACCTGAGCagttatactaaaacaattaccAGCCTCAGTCTCAGTGAACATTGTTAAATAATCACTTTGACTTCGTTACAGAGATTATTTAATTACAATGTAATAACAACAGGAAAACTATGATAATTATAATCTCACAATCctaaacaaaggaagtcagttTAGAGACTCGCCTGCTACAACTTTTGAGGACTTAAAGTTCTAAGAAAGAAACATGATGAATAGTTACAGTTAATACGagagttgaaagtttgaaagctgaaaGATATGCCTTACAATCATCAAACCCTACACATCCCAGCGAAGATTGGGTCAATTACCGCCATAAATTTCCCAATACATTTCTATTGACGGagaatcattaatttttgtcagtaGGTGCCTTTCAGTTAGTACATACAGTAGTTCTGCCGagcaaaaatacatttttttcagttatctCAGGCAACGTAGAGGGGAAGATCAAgggaagaagcctgaaaaagtCGATCAAGTGTCACTCCCACCTCACAAAAGGTTTGACGTCGAATCACGAACGCCTGGTACCTAAAGGTCATCGCTACGCCAGTCATAGCCACAAGTTTTTGAAGTACCAACATTTATGCGTTCAGGAAACATTAAGCGATACATCCAGTACAACTCAACTCAATAAAATAATCTTTGGAGGAGTGACGTGACATTGGCAATTCCTTAATGTAGTAGAAGAATTTTGTTGGTCAACTACGAGGTCAAAGAGTTCTGTTAAGAGCTCCAGAATACAAGAGGTTTGTTAAGTAAAGCAGGAGTCAATGAGCTCCAGTAAGAGCTCCTGATCGTTAGAAGGTTGTTGGTCGATCAGAGTCAATAagctctaataagagctcctgatcgcaGGAGTTCTATTGGTTAACCAGGGATTCAATGGCTTCCAATAACGAGAGGATTGTTTGTTGATCGGGgtgtcaatgagctctgataagagctcccgatcagAACACGATTTTCGGTCGAtcagggagtcaatgagctctgataagagctcctgatcgcaAGAAGTTTGTCTGTCGAtcagggagtcaatgagctctcataagagctcctgatcgcaATTTTGATCGATTGGGGAGTCAATgtgctctgataagagctcctggtCGCAAGAATTCTCTTGGTGAACCAGAGATTATATGCGCTCT
This region of Pocillopora verrucosa isolate sample1 chromosome 3, ASM3666991v2, whole genome shotgun sequence genomic DNA includes:
- the LOC136279819 gene encoding uncharacterized protein, encoding MVDNGDSVKGSVQDSLDDKKTLPTPFQETGNRQVSELAPHRQPRGIEAENPSATKKLAEVIAALLVLMFNLPGGSFAIVLSTARTVVQYMQIPPVDIEGRDKMKRDVEEIQLNMKQICYDESKLEDKCGNFPYHSTVDLIKWEWDLRILRGRLARCGVDIHILQGLVTKLVSEAHTAVKWTISQVITGLLLASAVFGHRYYWASMPGVWEGGSLILVLILLVRKAQEYYIIDQTVREGNRVKRELEESRRCYMKCKVTLEETLPSLKEMVDKFDGGSSSPKIKSE